From the genome of Ectobacillus sp. JY-23, one region includes:
- a CDS encoding acyl-CoA carboxylase subunit beta, producing MVDIYEKINDLYDRKREIELGGGDAKIEKQHEKGKLTARERIDLLVDPGTFMELNPFMEHRCSDFGLGDKAGPGDGVVTGYGKINGRPIYVFSQDFTVFGGALGEMHAKKIANVMDLAAQNGAPIIGLNDSGGARIQEGVLSLDGYGHIFYRNAIYSGVVPQISVILGPCAGGAVYSPAITDFVIMVEKTSQMFITGPKVIETVTGESISAEDLGGAKVHNTISGNAHFAATDEENALEIVRMLLSYLPQNCEERPFMYGTPDEDDYRPDLTDVIPFDAVRPYDVRHVIDGVVDEGSFFEIQKNFAKNIVTGFARVKGEVVGLVCNQPKVMAGSLDIDSSDKAARFIRLCDSFNIPLITFEDVTGFFPGVKQEHGGIIRHGAKILYAYSEATVPKITVILRKAYGGAYVALNSKAIGADVVFSWPNAEIAVMGPQGAVNVIFAKEIESSDNPEETRARLIEEYREKFANPYVAAKHGIVDDVIDPRDTRIKLIQALDMLRNKKEERPKKKHGNIPL from the coding sequence ATGGTTGATATTTATGAAAAAATTAATGATTTATATGATAGAAAGCGAGAGATTGAGTTAGGCGGAGGAGACGCAAAGATTGAAAAGCAGCACGAAAAGGGCAAGCTGACAGCTCGTGAGCGCATTGATCTACTTGTAGATCCTGGTACGTTTATGGAATTAAATCCATTTATGGAGCATCGCTGCAGTGATTTTGGTCTGGGAGATAAGGCTGGTCCAGGAGATGGAGTAGTAACCGGATACGGTAAGATTAATGGGCGTCCTATATATGTGTTTTCACAGGATTTTACCGTGTTTGGAGGAGCACTTGGTGAAATGCATGCCAAAAAAATAGCGAATGTTATGGATTTGGCGGCGCAAAACGGGGCACCAATTATCGGGCTAAATGATTCTGGTGGTGCAAGAATTCAAGAAGGTGTATTATCCTTGGATGGTTATGGTCATATCTTTTACCGAAATGCTATCTATTCAGGTGTGGTCCCACAAATTTCAGTGATATTAGGACCTTGTGCTGGCGGTGCAGTGTATTCACCAGCTATCACTGATTTTGTAATTATGGTAGAAAAAACTAGCCAAATGTTTATTACTGGACCAAAAGTAATTGAGACAGTGACAGGAGAAAGTATTTCAGCCGAGGACCTTGGTGGTGCGAAGGTACATAACACAATTAGTGGAAATGCACATTTTGCAGCTACGGATGAGGAAAATGCTTTAGAGATTGTGCGAATGCTACTGAGTTACTTGCCGCAAAATTGCGAAGAACGTCCATTTATGTATGGTACACCTGATGAAGATGATTATCGCCCTGATTTAACGGATGTAATTCCATTTGATGCGGTTCGACCATATGATGTACGTCATGTCATTGATGGGGTTGTTGATGAAGGTTCTTTTTTTGAAATTCAAAAAAACTTTGCGAAAAATATTGTGACTGGCTTTGCAAGAGTAAAAGGAGAAGTGGTCGGTCTTGTTTGTAATCAGCCAAAGGTTATGGCTGGCAGCCTTGACATTGATTCGTCTGATAAGGCGGCGCGTTTTATTCGTTTATGCGACTCCTTTAACATCCCGCTAATTACGTTTGAGGATGTAACAGGATTTTTTCCAGGAGTCAAGCAAGAGCATGGTGGCATTATTCGTCACGGTGCAAAAATTCTATATGCCTATTCCGAGGCAACAGTTCCAAAAATTACCGTCATTTTACGTAAAGCGTATGGCGGGGCTTATGTGGCGTTAAACAGCAAGGCAATTGGTGCTGATGTGGTGTTTTCATGGCCGAATGCGGAAATTGCCGTAATGGGGCCACAAGGAGCAGTAAATGTCATTTTCGCCAAAGAGATTGAGAGCAGCGATAATCCGGAAGAAACAAGGGCGCGGCTCATTGAGGAATATCGTGAGAAATTTGCTAATCCGTATGTCGCAGCAAAGCATGGCATTGTTGATGATGTAATTGACCCTCGTGATACAAGAATCAAATTGATACAAGCACTCGACATGCTGCGCAATAAGAAGGAAGAGCGTCCGAAAAAAAAGCACGGCAATATCCCATTGTAA
- the mce gene encoding methylmalonyl-CoA epimerase: MIQRIDHIGIAVQSLEEALPFYTNVLKLRLLGVEEVVSQQVKVAFLELGESKLELLEPLSKESPIATFIHKRGEGIHHVALGVNTIADRIQEMEQNGIQMIDSSPRIGAAGASIAFMHPKSAHGVLYELCEKKGGETHG, from the coding sequence ATGATTCAAAGAATTGATCATATTGGAATTGCAGTTCAATCTTTAGAGGAAGCGCTACCATTTTATACGAATGTGTTGAAGCTTCGATTGCTGGGAGTTGAAGAGGTAGTCTCGCAGCAAGTTAAGGTAGCTTTTCTAGAGTTGGGAGAAAGCAAATTAGAGCTGCTCGAACCTTTAAGCAAAGAAAGTCCGATTGCGACGTTTATTCATAAGCGTGGAGAGGGCATTCATCATGTGGCGCTAGGTGTGAACACAATTGCAGATAGAATTCAAGAGATGGAGCAAAATGGCATTCAAATGATTGATTCTTCTCCACGCATCGGTGCGGCGGGAGCGAGTATCGCCTTTATGCATCCAAAGTCTGCACATGGCGTTTTATATGAACTTTGCGAGAAAAAGGGGGGCGAAACACATGGTTGA
- the prli42 gene encoding stressosome-associated protein Prli42, whose amino-acid sequence MGKKSQKVVVYVMLFSMLITTLLTGLSMFW is encoded by the coding sequence ATGGGCAAAAAATCTCAAAAAGTTGTCGTTTACGTTATGCTGTTTTCGATGCTGATTACAACCTTACTTACAGGCTTAAGCATGTTTTGGTAG
- a CDS encoding L,D-transpeptidase: protein MLQLLSLLLFVSLSPIWPIGDNPRVGDPYIIVNKQNNKLAFIDDGMIQKVYPVATGKTNDLTPEGEFDVVMKVKNPYYIKGNIPGGSPKNPLGSRWIGFNAKGTEGNKYGIHGTNQPSSIGKYISQGCIRMYPKDVEALYEKVPVGTKVLIVRTKKSFEQLAKEKGAMSRGE from the coding sequence ATGCTGCAGCTGCTTTCTTTACTATTATTTGTTTCATTGTCCCCTATATGGCCAATTGGCGATAACCCACGTGTGGGAGACCCTTATATTATTGTGAATAAGCAAAATAATAAGCTGGCTTTCATTGATGACGGTATGATTCAAAAGGTGTATCCAGTGGCGACCGGGAAAACGAATGATTTAACACCTGAAGGCGAGTTTGATGTGGTTATGAAAGTGAAAAATCCATATTATATAAAAGGCAACATCCCCGGTGGATCTCCTAAAAATCCGTTAGGGTCTCGCTGGATAGGGTTTAATGCAAAAGGTACAGAAGGAAACAAGTACGGCATTCATGGTACAAATCAGCCCAGTTCAATCGGCAAGTATATTTCACAAGGATGTATTCGGATGTATCCGAAAGATGTGGAAGCTTTATATGAAAAAGTTCCCGTTGGTACGAAGGTATTAATTGTTCGAACAAAAAAATCATTTGAGCAGCTTGCGAAAGAAAAAGGGGCAATGAGTAGAGGAGAATAA
- a CDS encoding aromatic acid exporter family protein has product MFRIGYRTLKTAVGAAFAIFIAQLFELQFYSSAGILVILCVQNTKKKSLEASLQRFGACLLAMLFSFVIFEILGYNPLAVGILLLLYIPTAVMLRVPEGIVTSSVIVMHLYSLESITWHAIENEISILTIGIGIALLINLYMPSAERELERMRDEVEAHFKVILTEMAAYLRDRERQWNGQELITTASVLKEARDLAFKKLENHFVREDSYYYRYFNMRFRQFEILERVMPLVASLSWTYEQAEMIADFIENVAHAIRPESTGLISLHLLHEMREQFREMPLPQTREEFETRAMLHQLVNEMEQYLLIKSEFQGKNMQYQTAQTSA; this is encoded by the coding sequence ATGTTTAGAATTGGATATCGAACCTTAAAAACAGCTGTTGGCGCGGCATTTGCTATTTTTATTGCACAATTATTTGAATTGCAGTTTTACAGTTCGGCAGGTATTTTAGTTATCCTATGTGTGCAAAACACAAAGAAAAAATCACTTGAGGCATCATTGCAAAGGTTTGGTGCTTGTTTATTGGCGATGCTATTTTCGTTTGTGATATTTGAAATTCTTGGCTACAATCCATTAGCTGTTGGCATTTTATTACTTTTATACATACCTACTGCAGTCATGCTTCGGGTGCCAGAAGGAATTGTAACGAGTTCGGTTATTGTAATGCATTTATACTCATTGGAAAGTATTACATGGCATGCTATCGAAAACGAAATTTCTATTTTGACAATTGGCATTGGTATTGCACTGTTAATTAATTTATATATGCCGAGTGCGGAACGAGAGTTGGAACGGATGCGGGATGAGGTAGAAGCACATTTTAAGGTGATTTTAACTGAGATGGCAGCGTATTTACGAGATCGGGAACGTCAATGGAATGGCCAAGAGTTGATTACAACGGCATCTGTTTTAAAGGAGGCGCGAGATCTGGCTTTTAAAAAGCTGGAAAATCATTTTGTCAGAGAAGACAGCTATTATTATCGTTACTTTAATATGCGTTTCCGGCAATTTGAGATTTTAGAGCGTGTTATGCCGCTTGTTGCCTCTTTATCATGGACATACGAACAAGCTGAAATGATAGCGGATTTTATTGAAAATGTTGCACATGCTATCAGACCTGAAAGCACAGGTTTGATATCGCTACATTTGCTTCATGAAATGCGAGAGCAATTTCGAGAAATGCCTTTGCCGCAAACGAGAGAAGAGTTTGAAACGCGCGCAATGCTGCATCAGCTCGTCAATGAAATGGAACAATATTTGCTCATTAAAAGTGAGTTCCAAGGGAAGAATATGCAGTATCAAACTGCCCAAACAAGTGCATAG
- a CDS encoding amino acid ABC transporter ATP-binding protein, with protein MIKIEGLHKSFGKLEVLKNISTVIEQGQVVAIIGPSGSGKSTFLRCMNLLEQPTSGRVWINDKEVTDAKTDIMKVRQNVGMVFQHFHLFPHMTVLENLTYAPVTVKGVSKAVAEQKAKELLGKVGLLEKANEFPGRLSGGQKQRVAIARALAMEPEVMLFDEPTSALDPEMVKEVLEVMKSLAHTGMTMAIVTHEMGFAKEVADRVLFLDGGHLVEDAPPYEFFTAPKSARAQEFLQKML; from the coding sequence GTGATTAAGATTGAAGGACTTCATAAATCATTCGGCAAACTAGAAGTTTTAAAAAATATCAGCACAGTGATTGAGCAAGGACAAGTTGTCGCTATTATAGGTCCTTCTGGATCCGGGAAATCTACATTTTTACGCTGTATGAACCTGTTAGAGCAGCCTACTTCTGGCCGTGTTTGGATTAATGATAAAGAGGTTACAGATGCAAAAACAGATATTATGAAAGTACGTCAAAATGTGGGGATGGTGTTTCAGCACTTTCATTTGTTCCCGCATATGACTGTCTTAGAAAACTTAACGTATGCACCAGTTACAGTAAAGGGAGTATCTAAAGCTGTTGCAGAGCAAAAAGCAAAAGAGTTACTTGGGAAAGTGGGATTGCTGGAGAAAGCCAACGAATTTCCAGGACGTTTGTCAGGTGGTCAAAAGCAACGTGTAGCAATTGCACGTGCTCTCGCAATGGAGCCTGAGGTCATGTTGTTTGATGAACCAACATCAGCCCTTGATCCTGAGATGGTAAAAGAAGTGCTTGAAGTTATGAAATCACTAGCGCATACAGGTATGACAATGGCGATTGTGACACATGAAATGGGCTTTGCGAAAGAAGTAGCAGATCGGGTGTTGTTTTTAGATGGCGGTCATCTTGTTGAAGATGCGCCTCCGTACGAATTTTTCACCGCACCAAAGAGTGCACGTGCACAGGAATTTTTACAAAAAATGCTGTAG
- a CDS encoding amino acid ABC transporter permease: MNLDFAQIAPSLPYILKGLQVTLQIVAVSALFGFTLGTLLALCKIARIKALGWFADAYTSVFRGTPLVLQLMIIYYGLPQLTGYDITAFLAAVLAFGLNSGAYMSEVIRAGIQAVDKGQTEAAMALGIPYRKMMSNIILPQALKNILPALMNEFITLTKESAVVTVIGAADLMRRAYIVGGETYSYFEPLLFVGAIYYLLIMLLTLLGKAIERRMKKGD, from the coding sequence ATGAATCTTGATTTTGCACAAATTGCGCCATCGTTACCGTATATACTAAAAGGTTTACAAGTAACACTCCAAATCGTAGCTGTTTCCGCACTATTCGGCTTTACTCTCGGTACTCTTTTGGCATTATGCAAGATTGCCAGAATTAAAGCTTTAGGCTGGTTCGCAGATGCATATACGTCCGTGTTTCGCGGGACACCACTTGTATTGCAACTCATGATTATTTATTACGGCTTACCGCAGCTTACCGGTTACGATATCACGGCATTTTTAGCAGCGGTTCTTGCATTCGGATTAAACTCCGGCGCATATATGTCAGAGGTTATCCGAGCTGGTATTCAAGCAGTTGATAAGGGGCAGACAGAAGCGGCAATGGCTCTTGGCATTCCGTATCGCAAAATGATGTCAAACATTATCTTACCCCAGGCACTTAAAAATATTTTACCGGCACTGATGAACGAATTTATCACTCTTACAAAAGAATCAGCTGTTGTAACAGTTATTGGTGCAGCGGACTTGATGCGCCGTGCTTACATTGTAGGCGGCGAGACATATTCTTACTTTGAACCGCTTCTGTTCGTAGGCGCTATTTACTATTTACTTATTATGCTGCTGACGCTTCTCGGAAAAGCGATTGAAAGGAGAATGAAAAAAGGTGATTAA
- a CDS encoding transporter substrate-binding domain-containing protein → MKKLLSILLTSLLVVGVLGACSKQEASDKKKVLVMGTSADYKPYEYIDSAKSDEIIGFDVDVAKYIAKELGYEIKIKDMDFTGLLAAMEAKKVDFVMAGMTPTEERKKNADFTDVYFTAKNLVISKDGVVQKVEDLKGKTVGVQTGSIQEGKAKDIQKTTEIKITDRNRIPELFEELKAGRVDAIIIEDTVAKGYLKKMSELKSIEIPEASDEAGSAIAFPKGSKQTEEFNKVIEKMQKNGEMEKLVKKWFGGE, encoded by the coding sequence ATGAAAAAGCTATTATCCATCTTATTGACCAGCTTACTTGTTGTAGGTGTGCTGGGTGCTTGTTCTAAACAAGAAGCTTCAGACAAAAAGAAAGTGCTTGTGATGGGAACATCGGCAGATTATAAGCCGTATGAATACATCGATTCAGCGAAAAGCGATGAAATTATTGGTTTTGACGTAGATGTGGCAAAATATATTGCTAAAGAGCTAGGATACGAGATTAAAATTAAGGATATGGACTTCACAGGTCTATTGGCTGCAATGGAAGCCAAAAAAGTTGATTTTGTTATGGCTGGTATGACACCAACAGAAGAGCGCAAGAAAAATGCTGACTTTACAGATGTTTACTTTACAGCTAAAAACCTTGTAATTTCCAAGGATGGCGTAGTGCAAAAAGTAGAAGATTTAAAAGGTAAAACAGTGGGTGTACAAACAGGATCTATTCAAGAAGGAAAAGCAAAGGACATTCAAAAAACAACAGAAATTAAAATTACAGACCGCAACCGTATTCCTGAGTTGTTTGAAGAACTAAAAGCAGGTCGTGTTGATGCAATTATCATTGAAGATACAGTTGCTAAAGGTTACCTGAAAAAAATGTCTGAACTAAAAAGCATTGAAATTCCGGAAGCTTCCGATGAAGCTGGTTCTGCAATTGCATTTCCAAAAGGAAGCAAGCAAACAGAGGAATTTAATAAAGTAATTGAAAAGATGCAAAAGAACGGAGAAATGGAAAAGTTAGTTAAAAAATGGTTCGGCGGTGAGTAA
- a CDS encoding anti-sigma factor domain-containing protein has translation MNKGIIMEMKRSTVVVLTPSGEFVTCKRERTYAIGQEVSIRPIQYWNFSVIKPAVAILCCVFLMMLYSNRPDRVLAYVAVDINPSLEVGVTDQLRVVELYAYNKDGERVIQHLSDWKHRSLQDVIKNIVAESREEGYLKGQNITFTAVTKEKEMSKRLNENLKDLKATYEEQNVHVVYQQSTLEQRATAKKQGISTGKYLQKQNEQFNHPKQEDTNQQGVVHPDKPETQVTVPQQDIPPVAPVEPKQKQRQGQEHPVNQSHSKEKKDKLEPKNERVHPQQSQQKSGQGNHSNDKNQPEHKEKPEKKQEKDPR, from the coding sequence ATGAATAAAGGGATTATTATGGAAATGAAGCGAAGTACTGTGGTCGTTCTGACCCCAAGCGGAGAATTTGTCACATGCAAGCGGGAGCGAACCTATGCGATTGGACAAGAAGTTTCAATCAGACCTATCCAGTATTGGAACTTTTCTGTTATAAAGCCAGCAGTTGCTATTTTGTGTTGTGTATTTCTGATGATGCTATATAGTAACCGGCCAGATCGGGTGTTAGCGTATGTTGCTGTTGATATTAACCCAAGCTTAGAGGTTGGAGTAACAGATCAGCTGCGTGTGGTTGAGTTGTATGCGTATAATAAAGATGGAGAGCGTGTGATTCAGCATTTATCTGATTGGAAACATCGATCACTACAAGATGTTATTAAGAATATCGTAGCAGAAAGTAGAGAAGAAGGTTACTTAAAGGGGCAGAACATTACATTTACGGCTGTTACAAAGGAAAAGGAAATGTCTAAGAGATTGAATGAAAATTTAAAAGACTTGAAGGCTACTTATGAAGAGCAAAACGTTCACGTTGTGTATCAGCAAAGTACACTAGAACAACGAGCTACGGCTAAGAAGCAAGGAATTAGTACAGGAAAGTACCTGCAAAAGCAAAACGAACAATTCAACCACCCAAAGCAAGAAGACACAAACCAACAAGGTGTAGTTCATCCAGATAAGCCAGAGACACAGGTAACAGTGCCCCAGCAGGACATTCCTCCTGTTGCACCTGTTGAACCAAAACAGAAGCAGAGACAAGGACAGGAACATCCAGTGAATCAGTCTCACTCGAAAGAAAAGAAGGATAAGCTTGAACCCAAAAATGAACGTGTGCATCCGCAACAATCGCAGCAGAAATCGGGGCAAGGCAATCATTCAAATGATAAAAATCAGCCAGAACACAAAGAAAAGCCTGAGAAAAAACAGGAAAAAGACCCGAGATAG
- the sigI gene encoding RNA polymerase sigma-I factor: protein MLSLLFKVKRPGAEEIVMQLQAGKGDLDEFLTKYRPFVRKTVSTVCRRYITEQDDEYSIGLFAFHQAIQQYSYKKGKSFFAFAELLIKRDIIDHMRKECKHNLVFLQEDQQEEVIETKMALSEYMKELEISNRKDEILHFQTVLGEFKISFSDLVKDSPKHRDTRQKLMYIAQQLSHEEELLRELFQKKKLPLRRIESSFQVSRKVLESHRRYIIAICIVFVNQYTHILEYIQGGKSDE, encoded by the coding sequence GTGTTAAGTTTGTTGTTTAAAGTGAAAAGACCAGGAGCTGAAGAAATTGTTATGCAGCTCCAAGCCGGCAAAGGGGATTTAGATGAATTTCTTACAAAGTACCGCCCTTTTGTAAGAAAAACAGTTTCAACAGTTTGTCGTCGCTATATTACGGAGCAGGATGACGAATACAGCATCGGATTGTTTGCTTTTCATCAAGCAATTCAGCAGTATTCATATAAGAAGGGAAAGTCATTTTTTGCATTTGCTGAGCTTCTTATAAAAAGAGATATTATTGATCATATGCGTAAAGAATGTAAACATAATCTTGTCTTTTTACAAGAAGACCAGCAAGAAGAAGTCATTGAAACGAAAATGGCTTTGTCTGAATATATGAAAGAACTTGAAATATCAAATCGAAAAGACGAAATATTGCACTTTCAGACAGTATTAGGAGAATTCAAAATCTCTTTTTCCGATTTGGTAAAAGATTCTCCAAAGCATCGAGACACACGGCAAAAGCTCATGTATATCGCACAGCAATTGTCCCATGAAGAAGAATTGTTACGAGAATTATTTCAAAAGAAAAAGCTACCTTTAAGAAGAATAGAGAGTTCATTTCAGGTAAGTAGAAAGGTCTTAGAAAGTCATCGTCGCTATATTATCGCCATTTGCATTGTGTTTGTGAACCAATATACTCATATTTTGGAGTATATACAAGGAGGAAAGAGCGATGAATAA
- a CDS encoding DUF5667 domain-containing protein: MKNVFVKGTMTTMLLCSPFLAGTAYADTDTEKTTEEAPTLVQGDFFYFIKTMMEDIRLALATNDLDKAKLLSEQAAERIAEARVLIQEGKDNYTQDTLKEAADKLEKADELAGEDTEKSPSETDKLIVVEDDASDKTEEEATETEKPATEKEKVKIHIGHNIEALAKVLDKVKNPKAKAAIAKNIEKSFVKLADKIEKKQAKQELVIIGESKQEQIETKPEESVDVQVMQSEQEQETVTTPAQPAPAVPATPAQPAQRPVKQVVQKPEHAQGSKEKKEHHDNGQKHGHEKKEQGKQGHEKHQDKQ, encoded by the coding sequence ATGAAAAACGTATTCGTAAAAGGCACTATGACAACAATGTTGCTGTGCAGTCCGTTTTTGGCGGGAACGGCCTATGCAGACACAGACACGGAGAAAACAACAGAAGAAGCACCAACACTTGTGCAAGGCGATTTCTTTTACTTCATTAAAACGATGATGGAAGATATTCGTTTGGCACTAGCGACAAATGATTTAGACAAAGCGAAGTTGTTGTCTGAACAAGCTGCAGAGCGCATTGCGGAAGCGCGCGTATTAATCCAAGAGGGGAAAGACAATTACACACAAGATACATTAAAAGAAGCTGCTGATAAACTAGAAAAAGCAGATGAACTTGCGGGAGAAGATACAGAGAAATCTCCTTCTGAAACAGATAAATTGATAGTAGTAGAAGATGACGCTTCTGATAAAACGGAGGAAGAAGCGACAGAGACAGAAAAACCTGCTACAGAAAAAGAAAAAGTAAAAATCCATATCGGACACAATATTGAGGCTTTAGCAAAAGTGCTCGATAAAGTAAAGAATCCGAAGGCAAAAGCCGCCATTGCTAAAAATATAGAGAAAAGCTTTGTGAAACTTGCTGATAAAATAGAAAAAAAGCAAGCAAAGCAAGAACTTGTTATTATAGGGGAAAGCAAGCAGGAACAAATAGAGACAAAGCCTGAGGAGTCTGTGGATGTACAGGTGATGCAGTCGGAGCAAGAACAAGAAACGGTTACAACACCAGCACAACCAGCACCGGCAGTACCTGCAACACCAGCACAACCAGCACAACGTCCGGTAAAACAGGTGGTGCAAAAGCCTGAGCATGCACAAGGCTCAAAAGAAAAGAAAGAGCACCATGATAACGGTCAAAAACATGGTCATGAAAAGAAAGAGCAAGGAAAACAAGGTCACGAAAAGCATCAAGACAAGCAGTAA
- a CDS encoding BrxA/BrxB family bacilliredoxin: MVNFNFFMNDVVQQARQEIAAAGYTQLTTPEEVDDAFKRPGVTLVMINSVCGCAGGVARPAAAHSVHYDKRPDHFVTVFAGQDKEATQHAREYFEGYPPSSPSFALLKDGKILTMVERHEIEGHSPMQVVEKLQGYFDQYCEEV; encoded by the coding sequence ATGGTTAACTTTAACTTTTTTATGAATGATGTTGTACAACAAGCGCGTCAAGAAATTGCGGCAGCCGGTTATACGCAGTTAACAACGCCTGAGGAAGTAGACGATGCATTCAAACGCCCGGGTGTTACGCTTGTAATGATTAACTCCGTGTGCGGGTGTGCAGGCGGTGTGGCCCGTCCTGCAGCAGCGCATTCTGTACATTACGATAAGCGTCCTGACCATTTTGTAACGGTATTTGCAGGGCAAGACAAAGAAGCAACGCAGCATGCACGCGAGTATTTTGAAGGATATCCCCCTTCTTCCCCTTCATTTGCGCTATTGAAGGATGGGAAAATTTTAACGATGGTTGAGCGTCACGAAATTGAAGGGCACTCTCCAATGCAGGTTGTTGAAAAATTGCAAGGATATTTCGATCAATATTGTGAAGAGGTGTAA
- the meaB gene encoding methylmalonyl Co-A mutase-associated GTPase MeaB: MKEEKRPEWVPIEQSEAFASTIMDGTKPPFPENPPIKKRNISVEELAQGVKCNDRAFLAQAITLIESNAQKHKDKAQQLLKLLLPYAGRSIRIGITGVPGAGKSTFIEAFGTMLCEQGYKVAVLAVDPSSTLTRGSILGDKTRMERLIQQKNAFVRPSPSGGALGGVNRRTRETMLLCEAAGYNVIIVETVGVGQSEGMVRDMVDFFLLLTLTGAGDELQGIKRGILELADAILINKADGENKAQAVQTASLYTRMAHVFHPITDGWTVKISTCSALLGEGITSFWQTVRTFETETKSSGVFEQRRLQQQKKWLYTSIREELEQRFFSHPEMKAHIFACERDILQGKKTVTTAVAELLAYYEAL, encoded by the coding sequence ATGAAAGAAGAGAAGCGACCGGAATGGGTTCCTATAGAACAATCAGAAGCCTTTGCATCCACGATTATGGACGGGACAAAGCCCCCGTTTCCTGAAAATCCCCCCATTAAGAAAAGAAATATTTCTGTGGAGGAGCTAGCACAAGGTGTGAAGTGTAACGATCGGGCATTTTTAGCACAAGCGATTACATTGATTGAAAGCAATGCGCAAAAACATAAAGACAAAGCGCAGCAACTTCTCAAGTTGCTACTTCCTTACGCGGGAAGGTCCATTCGAATAGGAATTACAGGTGTACCTGGTGCTGGTAAGAGTACATTTATTGAAGCGTTTGGTACGATGCTGTGCGAACAGGGATATAAAGTTGCGGTGCTTGCTGTTGATCCCAGTAGCACGTTGACCCGAGGCAGTATTTTAGGAGATAAGACGAGAATGGAACGTCTTATTCAGCAGAAAAATGCGTTTGTACGTCCCTCCCCTTCAGGGGGAGCACTTGGCGGCGTGAATCGTCGTACACGAGAAACAATGCTTCTATGCGAAGCTGCGGGTTACAACGTTATTATTGTAGAAACAGTTGGTGTCGGCCAAAGTGAAGGTATGGTTCGAGACATGGTTGACTTTTTCCTTCTTCTTACATTGACTGGGGCAGGAGATGAATTACAGGGCATAAAGCGTGGTATTTTGGAGTTAGCCGATGCTATATTAATTAATAAAGCAGACGGAGAGAATAAAGCCCAAGCAGTGCAGACAGCTTCCTTATATACACGTATGGCCCATGTGTTTCATCCTATCACAGACGGATGGACTGTTAAAATTTCTACATGCTCAGCTCTTTTAGGTGAAGGGATAACGAGCTTTTGGCAGACAGTACGCACGTTTGAAACAGAAACGAAGTCATCTGGAGTATTTGAGCAGCGGCGCTTACAGCAACAAAAGAAATGGCTGTACACTTCAATCCGGGAGGAATTAGAGCAACGCTTTTTTTCACATCCTGAAATGAAGGCGCATATTTTTGCTTGTGAGCGTGATATTTTGCAAGGCAAAAAAACAGTAACCACAGCTGTAGCGGAACTATTAGCATATTATGAAGCGTTGTAA